GGTTTGGCCAAATGCCCAAGCTCCGGCCAGGGGCATGTGCCCAGGAGTTACACAAGTGACGTACTTGATACATATTAGCCGATACTGTTCACTGTCGGCATGCTATAGGTCAGGCGGTGTCCCAAGAAGTTTCCACTCATTTGTGCCTGGTACTGTcagtcccattttccagatggggaaaccaaggcagagtGCGATAAGGAACTTGTTATAGGGCACACAGGTGGGAAGTCCTAATGATCATGCTCATAGCTAACATAAGTGAACGTTCAGGAGGTGCTAGACATTGAAAACACTTTATAAGTGCTTTACCTAGACCTCTTATTACTCATGTCATCTTCACGGTAACTTGGGACATTTGATCCCATTCAAATCTCTGCAAGGGAGATGCATTCACTAAGCTGTGGCCACAGCTCGGCTGGCTTTTTGTCACTTCCAGGAGGATCCAGAAAGTGCTGGTGTCAAGTCTCAGCACCCACGGACTACAACGCTGCCCTCATCTTataatgaagacactgaggcacagagagggcaggTCACTTAcgcaaagtcacacagccagaggACGGTGAACGCTGGGTGTGAATCCAGGCCATCTGGCTACAAGGAGTAGATAGACGGAGGGTGGCCCCCTCCCgcatcccccttcccctccccccccccccacctaccaCATGATCCAGGAGACCAGCACCATGGTTGCGTCGTTGAAGGAGTTGAAGAAGCGGATGAGCAGCTCCCCCTCGGGCCCCAGCTTCCGCAGGGCCACCCCAAAGACAATGGCAAACACCACCAGGCCCAGGATGTTCATACTGTCCACCTCCCTGCCAATGGGCACCTTTGGGGAAGGAACAGATTGGGATGGGAGGAGGCTGCTCGGTCAACCTGCACAGTCACTAAGGGCCTGTCCTGGGCCCTGCTGGGACCCAAAGCGGACAAAACAGCTCCTGGAGCTCATTTGTCCCTTCTCCCCAAGGCTCACAGTTCAGGTCCATGAGAAATAGACCTGTCATCAAGAGTGATTAGAATAGGGAAACCCAGGGGAGTGTGGGAACCGAGGGGGGATGCCCGCTTGGCGGGTGGTGTGGTGGGGGAATCAGGgagggcttcatggaggaagGGGCTGAGATCAGGAGAACGGGAGGATTAATCACATAAAGAGAGGTGGTAGAAGGTTCTGGAGAGGGTGAAACAACGTGCAACAGTCTGGAAATAAGAGCACCTTGTGGGAACACAGAAGGACATTCACTGTGGCTGGAAGAGGCCGGCCACAGTCAAGACAAGAGGCTGGGTGGGCAGCTGGGCAGAACCCTGACTTCACAGGGTCTCACGGATTGTGGCAAAGAGCCTGGGCTTTCTTCCGAGGGCACTAGGGAGCATAACGGGGCTCTGGGTAGGGGAGAAACAAGGTCAGGTTTGTGCTTTGGAAAGACTACTTTGTGCCAGGCTGAGGGTAGGTGGGACAGGAGGAGCCGGGGGCCCACAGGAGAGGGggccagggcagggtggggtggggtgggggcagaagagaAGTCTGcactggggagggagaagaaggggccAAAAGTGGAGAGACCAGAAAAGAGAAATTGGGCAGCGGCTGCAGAGAGGATAAAACAAATACCACCAAACGTCAGAAGACACCGGTGGGGGGAGCAAACAAAGGCTGGGGtgggaacaaaatggaaaaacccCAACAACGGGCCGAGGGATGGGGCCCCAGCCCCCCTTCCCCGGCTCTCACCTTCACCTTGGTTCCGTTGACCCATCTGTTCTCATAGGAGGTACTGTACTGCAAGTGGGGGTGGGCAAGAGTCAGTATCAACCCCCTCCGGGGCTCCCCCACCCCGTCCTGGCGCTAACAGTGCTCCTAAGCACCCCTAAACACCATCTCCTTGCATCCTGCCAGCAACCCCACTGAGGCGGGATTTTCATACCATGTGCCCATTttccagaagctcagagaggaaaaGGCACTTGCCCAGGGCCACCCAGCTAGAATGAGAACCCAGAAGGGCTCAGAACCCATATTCTCCTTTCTCGATGATAGGCAATGGAGGGGTTTCACAGGCCACCCAAAAGCAGGCACCCAGTGGGGGCAACTGgctgtctccctccctgcccgccccccacccctcggGACATACCCCCAAGGACTCACTGAGCGGAAGGCCGCAGACACCAGGTTGGAGGGGAAGATATTTctgcagagacagacacagagggggGCACGTTATTAAATACCCCAGGGGGAGGCTAGGGGAGGGCAGGTGTCTGAAGGGCCGCATTGGCCTCTTGGGATGGGAAGAATCTTGGAGGCCCCGTTGGCACCCAGAAATGGTCCCCACCCATGCCTCAGGCCAGGTGTGGGCAGGCAGAGTTGGGTCCTGGCCTGCTCACTTtcccagggggtggggagtccgAGCTGGCCTGCTAGGGCCCTGCAGGCTGGCCTGCTAGCTCCTGCTAGCCCCGGCCAGCCTCAAGGGATTGTGGACTGGATGTGAGGAATGCTGGCTTCCCAAGGCAGGATCGGGCAGGGTCACCCAGGGCCTCAGCTCCACCCCAGGCAGCAAACTTAATACCCTGGGCATCTTGCATCAGCCATTTCCTCCCAGAGGGCTGAGAAAAGCTCGGGCCCCAGGGGCCGAGCTGAGTGGGTCAGGGGGTATGGGGAAGATCTAGGTGTGTCAGAAAGGCAGCGAGAGAGTGACAAGGGACGGCTGTCTGTGTCGTGAATGTGTATCTGTGCGGTGGCGTGCATTCAACCCCAGGGAGCATGTCAGGGCGTGGGACAACAGCCTCTTGTGTCTCAGAGTGGGACGAAAATTACAGCAAATGTGTCTACAGTCCCTGAAGTAATCCCTGACGTAAATgcactcctttatttattttattttttattaagtagacTCCCCgcagggcagcagggtggctcagtgggttcagcgtctgccttcagctcaggtcatgattgtggAGTCCCTGGATTGagtccggcatcgggctccctgctcagcagggagtctgcttctcccttggcccctcaccttgcttgtgcactctctctctctcaaataaataaataaaatcttttttaaaaataaataaaaagggggcggcctgggtggcacagcggttgggcgtctgcctttggctcagggcgtgatcccggcgttgtgggatcgagccccacatcaggctcctccgctgtgagcctgcttcttcctctcccactccccctgcttgtgttccctctctcgctggctgtctctatctctgtcaaataaataaataaaatctttgaaaaaaataaaataaaataaataaaaagtaagtaggctccccacccagcatggagcccaacgcagggcttgaactcacgaccctgggatggagacctgagctgagatcaagagtccaacgcttcaCCCACGGAGCCGCCTGGGTGCCCCTAAATCCACTCATCTGATCCTCACGCCAGCCCTCTGATCCCCGATTTATAGAAGAGGGAACCAAggcacagaaagggaaagaaacctGCCTTGGCTGGGAAGTGGCCGAGCTGGGAtttgccccagccccaggctgcgTAGTTCCAGCCCACCACCCCCCCGCGCCCCCCTCCCCGGAGGTGGGTGGACAGCTGTGCGGGTTCGTGTTCAGAGCCGTGGGACAGTGTTGGTGTGCATGGGCTCTTGAGCACGGATGTTTGGGCAACGCTCGATGTACTGGGTGGTGACTGCCATCGTGAGTGGCTGCGTCAAGGGATGCTAGTATTCTGTGTGCGTGAGTGCACGTGTGACAACTGGTGTTAAGGCCATGCGTCAGCGTGAGAGGCCGCAGCTGTGGCTGAGTGTGTGTCCAGCTGTGCGCCAGTTGGCTCTGAAGTTGTGCGGTTCTGAGATGTTCCAGCTAAGCCTCCGGGGAGCTGGCCGAGTAGCAGTCCACTTTTGGCACGCAGCGGGAGCCTGTACACATCAAGTCTCCGAGTGGGTGTGCCCATTGGCCAGAAGGCCTGTACCCGCCCAGGCCCGACAGGGCAGGGTCAGGACCCTGCTAATCTCCCCCAGCCAGGAGGCGCCCATCCACTGCAACTTCCAGACACCAAGCCTGCCCCCAAGTCTCTCATCTCAGCCGACCCGGAGGCCCCAAGTGCTTGGGAGAACCCAGTTCCGTGACTCATCATTTCCTCCCACCACTTCCAGGAAGTCCCCAACCAGCCTGGAGATATTGAATCAACAGCCCCCAAAGGCAAGGCCGTGTGGACCCAGAGGTCTGCCCTCCTCAAAACGGGGAGAGCCATTCTTGGGTGGGGAGCAgagatcagaaagaaaagagtctGCTCCCTTTCTAACTGGCTCCCTTCTATGCAGCCTCTtgtgggtttgggggggggggtggtggagggaaaGCCCAGACAGGCTCCCCAGACAGGAGGAAATGGAATGGAAAGTCGACGAGGTGGCAGGGTTTAGCAGGAACATATAAAAGGGAAGCTGCCAGACTGGGCGGGGAAGGGAGGCTAAGAAAAGAACCTGGTTGTGTCCGGGTGACACGTAGTGTGGGGAGTCCTGGGGCTGGAGGTCACTCAGATCTCCTCGAGGTCCCCCATGGACTCCTTTCCTTACCCAGGGGTTACAAGCCCTCTGACCCTGGACTAAAATCTTGATCCAAAAGCCCCATCCCAAGGCCCTTAGCCCCCAAATCCCCTTCCAAGTCTCCCCGCCTCCCAGGATCCTCTCCCCTCCCAAGAGACCCTCTTatgtcccctccctccctacaAACTCCCCAAGCATCACTCTCTCTTCCCTCTATAAGACCTCCTTGTTCATCATCTCCTTCTTGTAGGGTCCCTGCTTATGTCTCCAGGCGCCCACGTTAGAAGCCTCCTTCCCCAGGGGTCTGTCCTCACCCGCTGTCCTCTGACCCTCAAAGGGCCACCATCACCATCCCTCACCATCCCGTCCTGTCTTCCCAGGCCCCGGGGATGCCCTCTCCTGTTCACGTGGCCACTCCCGCCATCCCTAACACGCGTCCCCTCCCCACGTGGCTGaggcacccccttccctccccccactccaccgGGGGGGCGGTGTCTGACCTCACAAGATCCAGGAACGAATCGAGGACTTCCTTGCTGGGGGCCTCTTCCACAGCGCCCGTGGTCGCGACCGAGGCGTTGATGGCGGCGAAGGCGGCGCCCGGCTGCAGGGCCAGCGCCAAGCCCACGCCGAGCGCGGACGCCAGCAGCGTGGTGACCAGGAAAAAGAGCAGCGCCCAGGCGCCCAGGCGGCCGAGCGCGCTCGAGTCCAGGCTGGCGGCGCCGCTGATCAGGCTGCACACAACCAGCGGCAAGATGATCATCTTCAGCAGGCGCAAAAGCAGCTCGCCCGGGAAGGCGAAGGCCGCCAGGCGCGCGGGGCCCAGAGCTACCGCGCCGCCGGCCCCCGAGACCCCCAGACCCAGAGCCACGCcggccaccaccgccaccacGGTCAGCAGCACCAGCAGATTGGCGCGAAGGCAGCGGCGCACCCGGTCCCGGGAACATCCGCCTCCTGCCGCGCCTGGCTCCTCTGGAGGGACCAACGTCGGGGCACCGTTCGCGGTGGGCTCAGCCGCCGCGAACCCCTTCGGGTCTCCCCGAGGCGATTCGGCCACCATGATGAACGCCCCGGAGTTCCTTAGCGCCTGGAAGCTGGGCGCGCTTGGGACTCCTTCCTGGGACGCGGGCGTTCCTTAGAACGGAGAGTTTGTAACACAGCCTGGAGGCTGGAACTTTGGACGGTTCCCTGGAGTTGGGAATTCACAGCGCCTCGGTTCCTGGAATGTCTGAGATCCCCAAGCTGGGCGCTGAGGCTCTTCTGCTCTCCCAGGTTGCGTCCGGCGGGCGAAATCTGGGAGCACTTGGGTTTCTCGGCCCCAGGGATGGGAATACGGGAGTTTATCAGGCTGGGACCTGGGGTCCTTGGCTCTGGAAGGCTGAAGACGTCCACGCGGCTCTAGTCCTCAAGAGGCCAGGTCCTGGTAGCGGAGATCCAGGAGGCAGGGATCCGGGGTGCCGGGGTCCTGGAAACCGAGGCTGGGGAACCTGAACCTGGGGGGCGGGAGACAAAGCTCCGGGAAGAGGGGAGCCAGGCTCTGGAGTCCGGGAGGGGAGATCCGGGCCCCTGGGTGCGGAAGGCGGCGGTCCGGAACCCCGGGAGGTA
This genomic window from Ursus arctos isolate Adak ecotype North America unplaced genomic scaffold, UrsArc2.0 scaffold_19, whole genome shotgun sequence contains:
- the SLC1A5 gene encoding neutral amino acid transporter B(0), which produces MVAESPRGDPKGFAAAEPTANGAPTLVPPEEPGAAGGGCSRDRVRRCLRANLLVLLTVVAVVAGVALGLGVSGAGGAVALGPARLAAFAFPGELLLRLLKMIILPLVVCSLISGAASLDSSALGRLGAWALLFFLVTTLLASALGVGLALALQPGAAFAAINASVATTGAVEEAPSKEVLDSFLDLVRNIFPSNLVSAAFRSYSTSYENRWVNGTKVKVPIGREVDSMNILGLVVFAIVFGVALRKLGPEGELLIRFFNSFNDATMVLVSWIMWYAPVGILFLVAGKIVEMEDVGMLFASLGKYILCCLLGHAIHGLLVLPLIYFLFTRKNPYRFLWGIVTALATAFGTSSSSATLPLMMKCVEERNGVAKHLSRFILPIGATVNMDGAALFQCVAAVFIAQLNQRSLDFVKIITILVTATASSVGAAGIPAGGVLTLAIILEAVNLPVEDISLILAVDWLVDRSCTVLNVEGDAFGAGLLQNYMDRSELRSSVPELIEVKGEAPLSSLPVPTEEGNPLLKRWPGPAGDADPCEKESVM